The Montipora capricornis isolate CH-2021 chromosome 3, ASM3666992v2, whole genome shotgun sequence genome window below encodes:
- the LOC138040742 gene encoding uncharacterized protein, with amino-acid sequence MSLGPVDVETVGPAVVEADDVVDIEIDDLADVEADGAVDTETDDVVNVEADGAVDTETDDVVNVEADGAVDTETDDVVNVEADGAVDIAVDDPVDVEADDGVEIEANDPVHVVADDGVEIESDDPVDVETDGAVGIEVADPVDVEADGAVHIAVDDPVDVEADDGVEIEANDPVHVVADDGVEIESDDPVDVETDGAVGIEVADPVDVEADGAVHIAVDDPVDVEADDGVEIEANDPAHVVANDGVEIENDDAVHVEADDAVDVEADGAVDIEANDPAHVVADVGVEMDVTEDDVDDDAVNEGTGDAVDIEADDDVDVQDDEEKVTGDDDVDDDMVVIGVCAGAGLFILKII; translated from the exons ATGTCACTG GGGCCAGTCGACGTAGAGACTGTTGGTCCAGCGGTTGTGGAGGCTGATGATGTTGTTGATATTGAGATAGATGATCTAGCGGATGTGGAGGCTGATGGTGCAGTGGATACTGAGACTGATGATGTAGTGAATGTGGAGGCTGATGGTGCAGTGGATACTGAGACTGATGATGTAGTGAATGTGGAGGCTGATGGTGCAGTGGATACTGAGACTGATGATGTAGTGAATGTGGAGGCTGATGGTGCAGTGGATATTGCGGTCGATGATCCAGTGGATGTAGAGGCTGATGATGGAGTGGAAATTGAGGCTAATGATCCAGTGCATGTGGTGGCTGATGATGGAGTGGAAATTGAGAGTGATGATCCAGTGGATGTGGAGACTGACGGTGCAGTGGGTATTGAGGTTGCTGATCCAGTGGATGTAGAGGCTGATGGTGCAGTGCATATTGCGGTCGATGATCCAGTGGATGTAGAGGCTGATGATGGAGTGGAAATTGAGGCTAATGATCCAGTGCATGTGGTGGCTGATGATGGAGTGGAAATTGAGAGTGATGATCCAGTGGATGTGGAGACTGACGGTGCAGTGGGTATTGAGGTTGCTGATCCAGTGGATGTAGAGGCTGATGGTGCAGTGCATATTGCGGTCGATGATCCAGTGGATGTAGAGGCTGATGATGGAGTGGAAATTGAGGCTAATGATCCAGCGCATGTGGTGGCTAACGATGGAGTGGAAATTGAGAATGATGATGCAGTGCATGTGGAGGCTGATGATGCAGTGGATGTAGAGGCTGATGGTGCAGTTGATATTGAGGCTAATGATCCAGCGCATGTGGTGGCTGATGTTGGGGTGGAAATGGATGTTACCgaagatgatgttgatgatgatgctgtGAATGAAGGGACTGGTGATGCAGTTGACATTGAGGCTGATGATGACGTGGATGTACAAGATGATGAGGAAAAAGTCACCGGAGATGATGATGTGGATGATGACATGGTAGTAATCGGAGTCTGTGCCGGAGCTGGGctattcattttgaaaataatctga
- the LOC138040741 gene encoding uncharacterized protein: protein MEEYHSTYSTGEKCFARNVSPCKLLSDHMKRAVVVIKDSEEELINLLASLTAPVRREEVAAWADQEAEWTGGLNKPVEHPSWTHGYVIYLKRYYEIRAKWEQESEPEKLQQLYAQMNKLERVLVDLEYKNGVTRRWTTSSEEYKIARDAASDRSKKAALINLHAKVIERWFLLSLKAKYADGHALSKRLSKQVTQATKSVRTALDNFNRLDCSPGWLLARSLEFDQVKNLEADVWLRSELISSASSEVPISVKRRAIDLFHLLDRGKEELDLLQEEMKNTVEHFTSQHRTLTTLILDSNISSLSKEAKGKNVFFKMKLLSVEGQLLELHNLFKGCIEISIPSFVFDQESIPVNSDREGDEDIDASDALLCLPESVDDALFSESECESDLGDELHDDRDSAFFSFSGT from the exons ATGGAGGAGTACCACTCGACTTACagcactggcgaaaaatgtttTGCAAGGAATGTGTCACCAT GTAAGCTGTTATCTGATCACATGAAGAGAGCAGTGGTGGTAATTAAAGATTCTGAGGAAGAATTGATTAACCTATTGGCCAGCCTCACAG CCCCAGTTCGAAGGGAAGAGGTTGCAGCATGGGCAGACCAGGAAGCAGAATGGACAGGAGGCTTAAACAAACCTGTTGAACATCCTTCGTGGACACATGGTTATGTAATATACTTGAAAAGGTACTATGAAATCCGAGCCAAGTGGGAGCAAGAATCCGAACCTGAAAAATTGCAGCAACTGTATGCTCAAATGAACAA GTTGGAACGTGTTCTGGTAGATTTAGAGTATAAGAATGGCGTCACTCGTCGGTGGACCACTTCTAGTGAGGAATACAAAATCGCGCGAGATGCTGCGTCCGACCGAAGTAAAAAGGCTGCTTTGATAAACCTACATGCCAAAGTTATTGAGCGGTGGTTCCTATTAAGTTTAAAGGCAAAATATGCAG atgGTCATGCTCTTTCCAAACGGCTTTCAAAGCAGGTTACACAAGCCACAAAATCTGTGCGCACTGCTCTCGATAACTTCAACCGCCTGGATTGCAGCCCTGGTTGGTTATTGGCGCGATCCCTTGAGTTCGACCAAGTAAAGAACTTGGAAGCAGACGTGTGGCTAAGAAGTGAATTAATCAGTTCAGCCTCGTCAGAAGTCCCAATATCGGTCAAACGGAGGGCTATTGACTTGTTTCATTTGCTCGATCGAGGAAAAGAAGAATTGGACTTGCTTCAGGAAGAAATGAAGAACACAGTAGAGCACTTTACCAGCCAACATAGAACCCTTACCACCTTGATATTAGATTCTAATATTTCTTCTTTATCTAAAGAGGCGAAAGGCAAAAATGTGTTctttaaaatgaaactgttatcTGTTGAAGGACAACTTTTAGAGCTTCATAATTTGTTCAAAGGTTGCATTGAAATCTCAATTCCAAGCTTTGTTTTTGACCAGGAGAGTATTCCTGTGAACAGTGATCGTGAAGGGGATGAAGATATTGATGCCTCTGACGCGTTGCTGTGTCTTCCAGAAAGTGTAGATGATGCTCTGTTCAGTGAATCTGAATGCGAGAGTGATTTAGGCGATGAATTACATGACGATAGAGACAgtgcttttttcagtttttctggAACTTAG